One Flagellimonas sp. CMM7 genomic region harbors:
- a CDS encoding DNA-binding transcriptional regulator: MKPGDIKEVRLFLNMSQPEFAKELNITGRTLLNYEKDKTSPTIETIQRIKELAKKHGFNDNRMVNPIEGLKSELLELFKQKKNESNSMITDEVSSVYRLCINIIESDVKRIMQKY; encoded by the coding sequence ATGAAACCAGGCGATATTAAAGAAGTAAGATTATTTTTAAATATGTCTCAACCTGAATTCGCTAAAGAGTTGAATATTACTGGACGGACACTATTAAATTATGAAAAGGACAAAACGTCACCTACCATTGAGACAATTCAAAGAATAAAAGAATTAGCTAAAAAACATGGGTTCAATGATAATCGGATGGTCAATCCAATTGAAGGTTTAAAAAGTGAATTGTTAGAGCTTTTTAAGCAAAAGAAAAATGAAAGTAATTCAATGATAACCGATGAAGTGTCATCTGTTTATAGATTGTGTATCAATATAATTGAAAGTGACGTTAAAAGGATTATGCAGAAATACTAG